In Tachysurus fulvidraco isolate hzauxx_2018 chromosome 11, HZAU_PFXX_2.0, whole genome shotgun sequence, one DNA window encodes the following:
- the dhrs13b.2 gene encoding tapasin, with the protein METKVKAVYFHGGLLALRLQIFETGSIMITAVGGFFLVFWFSGVYGTQRLYDVQWLPCLFLDETEQINDEGHKEIKFHHRSAGLQFGNSGDSPINPNAITFLVTPSKVDMTHYVEGDKDSLQCEIQRYNTKGIVMRWPGFGAQEHDVWFTCTLRHDQGLFHLTTFLRHTPAQEGIQKIEIGDRELLSSTATMVVLTRTPVIHVGLTKEQTLHCQFAVDHRQANVTVEWILQRRGERTKLFSYSSRTGKHEGSGVSVKTLAAGDASLKIPLTKQTSEGTYTCSVFIPPLHYNSEIVLNIQEPPRVTMNVGSTLSLTLGEERKVVCDTQGYYPLDVTIDWLRESVESGLLPEVMKNVLYSSHRHNQDGTYSLSAFFLLSPDLEDSGYKYTCRVQHQSLRTPIRKSFTLIVTEQDSTLWYLSVFVFIMVMIGILIWLVPQIIAARRRKKRF; encoded by the exons ATGGAAACGAAAGTGAAAGCAGTTTATTTTCATGGCGGTTTGTTGGCTCTCCGGCTGCAGATCTTTGAAACTGGGTCTATAATGATTACTGCTGTTGGTGGATTTTTCCTTGTTTTCTGGTTTTCAG GTGTATATGGAACTCAGAGGTTATATGATGTCCAGTGGCTGCCATGTTTATTTCTGGATGAgacagaacaaataaatgatgagGGTCATAAAGAAATTAAGTTTCACCATCGAAGTGCAGGACTGCAGTTTGGGAATTCAGGAGACAGTCCTATAAACCCCAATGCTATCACTTTCCTTGTCACAC catcaAAGGTGGATATGACGCATTATGTGGAAGGTGACAAGGACTCGCTGCAATGTGAGATCCAGAGATATAACACTAAAGGGATTGTAATGCGTTGGCCTGGTTTTGGTGCACAGGAACATGATGTCTGGTTCACATGTACTCTCCGTCATGATCAGGGCTTGTTTCACCTCACCACCTttctcagacacacacctgcacaggaAGGCATTCAGAAGATTGAAATTGGAGACAGAGAGCTTTTGAGCTCTACAG CTACGATGGTTGTCCTGACACGCACACCTGTAATTCATGTGGGCCTCACGAAGGAGCAGACCCTGCACTGTCAGTTTGCTGTGGACCACAGGCAGGCAAATGTGACAGTGGAGTGGATCCTACAACGGCGTGGTGAGCGCACCAAACTCTTCAGCTACTCGAGCCGCACAGGCAAGCATGAAGGCAGCGGAGTGTCTGTGAAAACTCTTGCAGCAGGAGATGCCTCTCTGAAAATACCACTCACTAAGCAGACAAGCGAGGGCACATACACATGTTCGGTGTTCATCCCACCTCTCCACTACAACAGTGAAATTGTTCTCAACATTCAAG AACCACCGCGTGTAACAATGAACGTGGGATCAACCTTGTCTTTAACCCTGGGTGAGGAGAGGAAGGTGGTGTGTGACACTCAGGGTTACTACCCACTCGATGTGACCATTGACTGGCTGCGAGAGTCTGTGGAATCTGGCCTCCTGCCTGAGGTTATGAAAAACGTTCTGTACTCCAGCCACCGCCACAATCAGGATGGTACATACTCGCTCTCAGCCTTCTTCCTGCTCAGTCCTGACCTTGAGGATTCTGGGTACAAGTACACATGCCGTGTGCAACATCAGTCTCTGCGCACACCGATCCGCAAGAGTTTCACGCTCATTGTCACAG aGCAAGACTCCACACTGTGGTACCTCTCAGTGTTTGTATTCATAATGGTCATGATAGGAATTCTCATATGGCTGGTGCCTCAGATTATTGCTg CAAGAAGACGAAAGAAG AGGTTCTGA
- the gemin4 gene encoding gem-associated protein 4 translates to MDQESWLTCEKSAVLQGGFLLANQLCQPEPLSALRKEDWKHVGCPIVQAVTEVCGQLCVTKHDRLHWRKRILCILWSKILENERGDDLDISWKENPLFAFQNSLPNINHTLMFELIKSMGFFRIYVELLQCFEPVHQRTELEKLVKHVAKDTTEPDVKFLLEVWWELLKERQETEDNHDQIFTAWYVHFTRTLSDCSPQASKRFKPDPDVEVSNTCIMSILFQVLQDIKDAVMSSEICYFALSNCLDMLYTYFLLNHATDIPAEVKLQNIAHSVSLQKRNNPLEDVDLIRVIRESHRDLLAILTPARSKPSGITLSQAMDTILELMCAWKNKGLLKMPTNDPSALAIRLKDSLDRVLKTLEIHSGNLEGNEQMVNSLKRTLEDLLASTSFNVPESSSNEIESVAIMIIDSNLKGFEDLPKLFASKLSQSFGDTEWLSCLERNKGTFQKKDLVMALVSSLIYKCQNNDVKHCKKFKDIVVEIFSQLPLPDKNSVLSEILTLSKKGLHGCLPSAVTVGYDEELNLAFNCIIQGDAKNNLSSAVSAVARVAFQNPEATMHRCCHMAVVNLGAHTFLAQILQQLSGFMSKRDPSGTRSKEHNLLFRCLQDTMWNKLSSNQEEEQFLCFLSSLIESKITGQRGEELSFLLPEDIVHAFVLPYLSFSSPQPCRLEVCLRLLQSALAQISTDDDTHWIMNCSPFALLYCLAQLMNNCSKCWEQQLEGDIVITLESKELLISILTTMGKAVGKEVALTPSTWSRALSWLYAKVEKLDWTVRFHLKQVWGEHFKYEVPSSLMAVSVLSEQEWSGLELPHYGQGTGLLAWIECCCLSDHIQEIMLDTLSLNMLDPEELNMFSKGLLVAVSQVLPWCTVGEWQRLLKVLHELLQSNKLHVPYSLEYVDFLPLLNLRSFPNDLQVSVFLLRMFQLLCGSSCAGWLPKQGWAHVGLLCASAMRGIIDSVRNKLPLQSTTSSKSPIMSIENLSQEVLFVLTQLFCHVLHMQVMIPGQPEPLFLCALEILSHYEAVLSAYPKSSTTLQVANTRHFLTTITDNLQCTDMKAVLHQKIAQL, encoded by the exons ATGGACCAAG AGTCCTGGCTGACCTGTGAGAAGTCTGCAGTCTTGCAGGGGGGATTTCTTCTGGCAAATCAGTTGTGTCAGCCAGAGCCTCTGTCTGCTTTGAGAAAGGAGGACTGGAAGCACGTCGGATGCCCTATTGTTCAGGCAGTCACCGAAGTATGTGGACAGTTGTGTGTAACCAAGCATGATAGGCTTCACTGGAGAAAGAGGATTCTGTGTATTCTGTGGAGTAAAATTTTGGAAAATGAGAGAGGGGATGATCTTGATATCAGTTGGAAGGAAAATCCGTTATTTGCCTTTCAGAATAGCCTCCCAAATATTAACCATACTTTAATGTTTGAACTGATCAAATCCATGGGCTTCTTCAGGATTTATGTTGAATTGCTGCAGTGCTTTGAACCAGTTCATCAGCGCACAGAGCTGGAGAAATTGGTCAAACACGTTGCAAAGGACACTACAGAACCTGATGTAAAATTTTTGCTGGAAGTGTGGTGGGAGCTGTTGAAAGAAAGGCAAGAAACTGAGGACAACCATGACCAAATCTTTACAGCCTGGTATGTTCATTTCACACGGACCCTCTCTGACTGCTCACCACAAGCTTCAAAACGATTTAAACCTGACCCAGATGTGGAGGTGTCCAACACATGCATAATGTCCATCTTATTCCAAGTATTACAGGACATAAAGGATGCTGTAATGTCATCTGAAATATGTTATTTTGCTCTCTCCAACTGCCTAGATATGCTGTACACCTACTTTCTGTTGAACCATGCAACGGACATCCCAGCTGAAGTCAAACTCCAAAACATTGCCCACTCGGTAAGCCTGCAAAAGAGAAATAATCCTTTAGAAGATGTTGATCTTATTCGGGTCATCCGTGAGTCTCACAGAGATCTTCTTGCTATACTCACTCCTGCTCGGAGCAAACCGTCTGGAATTACACTGAGCCAAGCCATGGATACAATACTTGAATTAATGTGTGCATGGAAAAACAAAGGGTTATTGAAGATGCCCACTAATGACCCAAGTGCTTTAGCAATCCGTCTCAAGGATAGTCTGGACAGAGTTCTTAAAACTTTGGAAATCCATTCTGGAAACCTGGAGGGAAATGAACAGATGGTAAATAGTTTGAAAAGAACTTTGGAAGATTTGCTTGCATCCACATCTTTTAATGTACCTGAAAGTTCATCAAATGAGATAGAAAGTGTTGCCATAATGATCATTGACAGCAATTTGAAGGGTTTTGAGGATCTCCCTAAACTTTTTGCCTCCAAACTGAGCCAGAGTTTTGGTGATACAGAGTGGTTAAGCTGCCTTGAAAGAAACAAAGgtacatttcagaaaaaagacCTGGTCATGGCCTTGGTCTCTTCTCTTATATACAAATGCCAAAACAATGATGTGAAACACTGCAAAAAGTTCAAAGATATTGTTGTGGAAATATTTTCCCAGCTGCCTTTGCCAGATAAGAATTCAGTTCTTTCTGAAATTCTTACCTTATCTAAGAAGGGTTTGCATGGCTGTCTTCCCAGTGCTGTAACCGTAGGCTATGATGAAGAGCTCAATCTTGCATTCAATTGTATTATTCAAGGTGACGCAAAAAACAACTTGAGCTCAGCTGTCAGTGCTGTGGCACGTGTGGCCTTCCAGAACCCTGAGGCCACGATGCACCGGTGCTGCCACATGGCTGTGGTGAACCTTGGTGCTCATACATTCCTTGCTCAGATTCTCCAACAGCTTTCTGGATTTATGAGCAAAAGGGACCCGAGTGGGACAAGAAGCAAAGAACACAACCTGTTATTCAGATGTCTGCAAGATACGATGTGGAACAAACTTTCTTCAAATCAAGAGGAAGAACAGTTTCTTTGTTTCCTGTCATCATTAATAGAGTCCAAAATAACTGGGCAAAGGGGAGAAGAACTAAGCTTTCTCCTGCCAGAGGATATTGTACATGCTTTTGTCTTGCCTTACCTTTCCTTTTCAAGCCCTCAACCATGCAGACTTGAAGTGTGCCTTCGACTTTTACAATCAGCATTGGCCCAAATATCCACAGATGATGACACTCACTGGATAATGAACTGCTCTCCATTTGCTCTCCTGTACTGTCTTGCTCAGCTTATGAATAATTGCAGTAAGTGCTGGGAACAACAATTAGAGGGCGATATTGTTATAACTCTTGAATCCAAAGAGTTGTTGATCTCAATTTTGACCACAATGGGCAAGGCAGTTGGCAAGGAAGTGGCTCTTACTCCTAGTACTTGGTCCAGAGCACTTTCTTGGCTTTATGCAAAAGTGGAAAAACTTGACTGGACTGTCCGCTTTCACCTAAAACAAGTGTGGGGAGAGCATTTCAAATATGAAGTGCCAAGCTCCCTTATGGCTGTATCTGTGCTTTCTGAGCAGGAGTGGTCTGGATTAGAATTGCCTCATTATGGTCAAGGCACTGGCCTTTTGGCCTGGATTGAATGTTGTTGTCTGTCAGATCACATTCAGGAAATAATGCTGGACACCCTATCTCTAAACATGCTGGACCCAGAGGAATTAAACATGTTCAGTAAAGGCCTGTTGGTTGCGGTGTCTCAGGTTCTCCCCTGGTGCACAGTTGGTGAATGGCAGAGGCTACTGAAAGTCTTGCATGAACTCCTCCAATCAAATAAGCTTCATGTACCATACTCCCTGGAATATGTGGACTTCCTCCCATTACTCAACCTTCGTTCATTTCCTAATGACTTGCAGGTGTCTGTATTTCTGCTTCGTATGTTTCAGCTGCTTTGTGGCTCCAGCTGTGCAGGATGGTTGCCTAAACAAGGCTGGGCGCATGTAGGCCTGCTATGTGCTTCTGCCATGAGGGGCATCATTGACTCTGTGAGGAACAAATTGCCACTCCAATCCACCACCTCTTCTAAAAGCCCCATAATGAGTATTGAAAATCTCAGTCAAGAGGTTCTGTTTGTGCTGACTCAGTTGTTCTGCCATGTTCTCCACATGCAGGTGATGATTCCTGGACAGCCAGAGCCTTTGTTTCTGTGTGCACTGGAAATTTTGTCTCACTATGAAGCTGTACTCTCTGCATACCCCAAAAGTAGCACTACCCTACAGGTAGCCAATACACGCCACTTCCTGACCACCATTACAGACAATCTGCAGTGCACAGACATGAAAGCTGTCCTACACCAGAAGATTGCTCAGCTGTGA
- the LOC113643218 gene encoding dehydrogenase/reductase SDR family member 13-like: protein MSALILFAGALAGSFILIRKFVSGKRCKSKKELHGKTVIITGSNTGIGREAAVDLARRGARVILACRSVVRAEAALAIVKRESRSNNVVFMQLDLASQKSIRSFAETFLKTEKRLDILINNAGVFMQGTTEDDLGLMFGVNHIGHFLLTNLLLDKLKECGPSRVVTVSSLCHEFGNLDFKLLTAHKEFGKGNSLIDAFKIYSNSKLCNVLFTHELAKRLQGTQVTCYSLHPGAINSEFSRNVQPWLKMLMKLVGALLFKDVESGTQTTLYCALQEGIESLSGRYFSNCGLKEVWPKAKDDAVAKKLWEVSEKLCGLP, encoded by the exons ATGTCTGCCCTTATTCTGTTCGCCGGAGCTCTCGCAggatcttttattttaattcggAAATTTGTGTCAGGAAAGAGATGCAAGAGCAAGAAAGAGCTTCACGGCAAAACAGTGATCATTACCG GCAGTAACACAGGGATTGGAAGGGAAGCAGCTGTAGATTTGGCCCGGAGAGGAGCTCGTGTTATTCTGGCCTGCCGCAGTGTCGTACGTGCTGAAGCAGCCCTGGCTATCGTCAAAAGA GAGAGCCGAAGCAATAATGTGGTGTTCATGCAGCTGGATCTGGCCAGTCAGAAGTCCATTCGTTCCTTTGCTGAAACGTTcctcaaaacagaaaaaagactgGATATTCTTATCAACAATGCAG GGGTTTTTATGCAGGGCACTACAGAGGATGATCTTGGTTTGATGTTTGGAGTCAATCATATCGGTCACTTCCTCCTGACCAATCTCTTACTGGACAAACTCAAAGAATGTGGGCCAAGCAGAGTTGTTACTGTATCCTCATTGTGCCATGAGTTTGGGAACCTTGACTTTAAACTACTTACTGCTCACAAAGAATTTGGAAAAGGCAACTCTTTGATTGATGCCTTCAAGATATACAGCAACAGTAAGCTGTGCAATGTGCTGTTCACACATGAGCTTGCAAAGAGGCTTCAAGGAACTCAGGTCACATGCTACAGCCTCCACCCAG GGGCTATCAATTCTGAGTTTTCTCGCAATGTTCAGCCATGGTTAAAGATGTTGATGAAACTTGTAGGAGCCCTGCTCTTCAAAGATGTGGAGTCAGGCACCCAGACAACTTTGTACTGTGCACTCCAGGAAGGCATCGAAAGCCTGAGTGGTCGATATTTCTCCAACTGTGGACTAAAGGAAGTTTGGCCCAAGGCTAAGGATGATGCAGTGGCTAAGAAGCTCTGGGAAGTGAGCGAGAAGTTGTGTGGCCTGCCATGA
- the LOC113643526 gene encoding dehydrogenase/reductase SDR family member 13-like, with translation MSALILFAGVIAGVFILLRKFVSGKRCKSKKELHGKTVIITGSNTGIGREAAVDLARRGARVILACRSVVRAEAALAIVKRESRSNNVVFMQLDLASQKSIRSFAETFLKTEKRLDILINNAGVYMQGTTEDDLGLMFGVNHIGHFLLTNLLLDKLKECGPSRVVTVSSMCHDFGNLDFNLLIAHKEFGKGNSFKDVFRIYSNSKLCNVLFTHELAKRLQGTRVTCYSLHPGAINSELSRNVQPGFKKLLKFIGALFFKDVESGTQTTLYCALQEGIESLSGRYFSNCGLKEVRAKAKDDAVAKKLWEVSEKLCGLP, from the exons ATGTCTGCCCTTATTCTGTTCGCCGGAGTTATCGCAggagtttttattttacttcggAAATTTGTGTCAGGAAAGAGATGCAAGAGCAAGAAAGAGCTTCACGGCAAAACAGTGATCATTACCG GCAGTAACACAGGGATTGGAAGGGAAGCAGCTGTAGATTTGGCCCGGAGAGGAGCTCGTGTTATTCTGGCCTGCCGCAGTGTCGTACGTGCTGAAGCAGCCCTGGCTATCGTCAAAAGA GAGAGCCGAAGCAATAATGTGGTGTTCATGCAGCTGGATCTGGCCAGTCAGAAGTCCATTCGTTCCTTTGCTGAAACGTTcctcaaaacagaaaaaagactgGATATTCTTATCAACAATGCAG GGGTTTATATGCAGGGCACTACAGAGGATGATCTTGGTTTGATGTTTGGAGTCAATCATATCGGTCACTTCCTCCTGACCAATCTCTTACTGGACAAACTCAAAGAATGTGGGCCAAGCAGAGTTGTTACTGTATCCTCAATGTGCCATGATTTTGGGAACCTTGACTTTAACCTACTTATTGCTCACAAAGAATTTGGAAAAGGCAACTCTTTTAAGGATGTCTTCAGGATATACAGCAACAGTAAGCTGTGCAATGTGCTGTTCACACATGAGCTTGCAAAGAGGCTTCAAGGAACTCGGGTCACATGCTACAGCCTCCACCCAG GGGCTATCAATTCCGAGTTGTCTCGCAATGTTCAGCCAGGGTTCAAGAAGTTGTTGAAATTTATAGGAGCCCTGTTCTTCAAAGATGTGGAGTCAGGCACCCAGACAACTTTGTACTGTGCACTCCAGGAAGGCATCGAAAGCCTGAGTGGTCGATATTTCTCCAACTGTGGACTAAAGGAGGTTCGGGCCAAGGCTAAGGATGATGCAGTGGCTAAGAAGCTCTGGGAAGTGAGTGAGAAGTTGTGTGGCCTGCCATGA